In one window of Pseudomonas chlororaphis subsp. chlororaphis DNA:
- a CDS encoding DJ-1/PfpI family protein yields the protein MAAKKILMLVGDYVEDYEVMVPFQALLMVGHTVHAVCPDKKAGQTVRTAIHDFEGDQTYSEKPGHQFALNFDFAKVEAADYDALLIPGGRAPEYLRLNEKVLQLVQAFDQAGKPIAAVCHGAQLLAAAGILEGRECSAYPACAPEVRLAGGTYIDIPVTDSHVQGNLATAPAWPAHPSWLAGFLGLLGTQITL from the coding sequence ATGGCCGCGAAAAAAATCCTCATGCTGGTCGGCGATTACGTCGAGGACTACGAAGTGATGGTGCCGTTCCAGGCGCTGCTGATGGTCGGCCACACCGTGCATGCGGTGTGCCCGGACAAAAAGGCCGGGCAGACCGTGCGCACCGCGATCCACGACTTCGAAGGCGACCAGACCTACAGCGAAAAACCGGGCCATCAGTTCGCCCTGAATTTTGACTTCGCCAAGGTCGAGGCCGCCGATTACGACGCGCTGCTGATCCCCGGCGGTCGCGCCCCGGAATACCTGCGGTTGAACGAGAAAGTCCTGCAACTGGTGCAAGCCTTCGACCAGGCCGGCAAGCCGATCGCCGCCGTCTGCCACGGCGCCCAGCTGCTGGCCGCGGCGGGCATTCTCGAAGGCCGCGAGTGCAGTGCGTACCCGGCCTGCGCTCCGGAAGTGCGCTTGGCCGGCGGTACCTACATCGATATTCCCGTGACGGACAGCCACGTCCAAGGCAATCTGGCGACGGCGCCGGCCTGGCCGGCGCACCCCAGCTGGCTGGCCGGTTTCCTCGGTTTGCTGGGCACCCAAATCACCCTGTAA
- a CDS encoding ribbon-helix-helix domain-containing protein codes for MCELYVKADPILYESRSRSLRICGVVTTLRLENQFWDILSEIAEVDGMTTNQLIAKLYEEVMDYRGEVVNFASFLRVSCTRYLSQRRSATPELSVVRSATK; via the coding sequence ATGTGCGAGCTCTACGTCAAAGCCGACCCGATCCTCTACGAGTCCCGTTCGCGCTCGCTGCGCATCTGCGGGGTGGTCACCACCCTGCGCCTGGAAAACCAGTTCTGGGACATCCTCAGCGAAATCGCCGAGGTCGATGGCATGACCACCAACCAGCTGATCGCCAAGCTCTACGAAGAGGTGATGGACTACCGCGGCGAAGTGGTGAATTTCGCCTCGTTCCTGCGGGTCAGTTGCACCCGCTACCTGAGCCAGCGCCGCAGCGCCACGCCGGAACTCAGCGTGGTGCGCAGCGCCACCAAATAA
- a CDS encoding DUF6124 family protein, whose amino-acid sequence MKKLVPDPPLQSPRKLRNPELDRANASLIATLQGTRHRPFGLRDGQGHPLFAVQPGVNAEDALMHVSLLLKCAEEVSDEITERASGIERGLIWSMVHSVEMARAVVDALLDGTRPTS is encoded by the coding sequence ATGAAAAAGCTCGTCCCCGATCCACCCCTACAATCCCCTCGCAAGCTACGCAATCCGGAACTGGATCGCGCCAACGCCAGCCTGATCGCCACCTTGCAAGGCACTCGCCACCGCCCCTTTGGCCTGCGCGATGGCCAGGGCCATCCGCTGTTCGCCGTGCAGCCCGGCGTCAATGCCGAAGACGCGCTGATGCACGTGTCCCTGCTGCTCAAATGTGCCGAGGAGGTGTCCGATGAAATCACCGAACGCGCCAGCGGCATCGAACGCGGGCTGATCTGGTCCATGGTGCATTCGGTGGAAATGGCTCGGGCAGTGGTGGATGCCCTGCTCGACGGCACCCGCCCGACCTCTTGA
- a CDS encoding TonB-dependent receptor produces the protein MFRAPYHLQLICSRPTLLATCLAFSLQAQAQVQVESFNFALPAQPLAASLSQVALQAKIQLLFDEELLRNVKAPALKGDFSPEAAIQQLLGGSEFSLVKVDKTYVVRPAENSSTRSSALQLGAMSVIGSGLEVDSATVGRSTLNQAEIDRHQATNIPSLIATLPGVSLGGSLKPGGQTINIWGLGDAEDVPMSVDGATKSGFERYQQGSIFIEPELIKRIEVEKGPHSPETGNGGFGGTVHMETKDAPDLLQEGRDSGAMLKYGYSSNSHEQAYTGAVYGRTEDRRFDALAYWTKRDGDDMKLASAQPDPRNAYPINPKRLPNTAQDLDGELFKLNMQLTDEHRLGLSYMRSNSDIWAPFSAKSYPTPPTQSDIDKYGYDGATRRFLAQRNTVDTTWQVKYQYTPLDNPWIDFEAKYSDSKTDQTDERGPNAYTQPASGGRKITVGYEDRILSLKNTSRFNTGPLEHALTQGIQIRKHTREVDMWMPGKTYEVPKYNNGHYQPGFMPHGKVDNNAFYIQDAITLGDFTLTPSLRYDHVRNRGQKNDAPIYNSPNPVVGHDYGDKTYTGWSPRLSAFWTVTPQFALFADYSKTWRAPVIDEQYEVQAPGTTRSATSRDLDPERITALRAGNITSFANVFSDADSVQIRTTVFRNEIKDEIMKNLGIGCPEQLSSGKNIGQVCNQPTIGVYRNIGDLTIKGFEVESFYDSTYLFGSLSYSWITGKHEGAYTNPWGPNVWARDIPPRKWVATLGVKIPQWDAQVGWQGQWVRQTDRVPSDVYPSGPASALGDSYWDQYENDRYNVQGLFANWKPQQPYLKGTEVNFTLDNMFNRDYRPPLSGENASSLGRNAKISVTRFF, from the coding sequence ATGTTTCGCGCGCCTTATCACTTGCAGCTCATATGTTCGCGTCCGACCCTGCTCGCCACCTGCCTGGCGTTCAGCCTGCAGGCCCAGGCCCAGGTTCAAGTCGAATCGTTCAACTTTGCCCTGCCCGCCCAACCGCTGGCGGCCTCGCTGAGCCAGGTGGCGCTGCAGGCGAAGATCCAGTTGCTGTTCGACGAAGAGTTGCTGCGCAACGTGAAGGCCCCGGCGCTGAAGGGTGATTTCAGCCCCGAGGCGGCGATCCAGCAATTGCTGGGTGGCAGCGAGTTCAGCCTGGTCAAGGTCGACAAGACCTACGTGGTGCGCCCCGCGGAAAATAGCAGCACCCGCAGTTCGGCGCTGCAGCTGGGGGCCATGAGCGTCATCGGCAGCGGCCTGGAAGTGGACTCCGCCACGGTCGGCCGCTCGACCCTGAACCAGGCCGAGATCGATCGCCACCAGGCCACCAACATTCCCAGCCTGATTGCCACCCTGCCCGGCGTCAGCCTCGGCGGCTCGCTCAAACCCGGCGGTCAGACCATCAACATCTGGGGCCTGGGCGACGCCGAAGACGTGCCGATGAGCGTCGACGGCGCGACCAAGAGCGGCTTCGAACGCTACCAGCAGGGCTCGATCTTCATCGAGCCGGAACTGATCAAGCGTATCGAAGTGGAAAAGGGCCCGCACTCGCCCGAGACCGGCAACGGTGGTTTCGGCGGCACCGTGCACATGGAGACCAAGGACGCCCCCGACTTGCTGCAGGAAGGCCGCGACAGCGGCGCCATGCTCAAGTACGGCTACAGCAGCAACAGCCATGAGCAGGCCTACACCGGCGCGGTGTACGGACGCACCGAGGACCGGCGTTTCGATGCCCTGGCCTACTGGACCAAACGCGACGGCGACGACATGAAGCTGGCCAGCGCCCAGCCGGACCCGCGCAACGCCTACCCGATCAACCCCAAGCGCCTGCCCAACACCGCCCAGGACCTGGACGGCGAGCTGTTCAAGCTGAACATGCAACTGACCGACGAACATCGCCTGGGCTTGAGCTACATGCGTTCCAACAGCGACATCTGGGCGCCCTTCTCGGCCAAGAGCTACCCGACGCCACCGACCCAGAGCGATATCGACAAGTACGGCTACGATGGCGCCACCCGGCGCTTCCTGGCCCAGCGCAATACCGTCGACACCACCTGGCAGGTCAAGTACCAGTACACGCCGCTGGACAACCCGTGGATCGACTTCGAGGCCAAGTACTCCGATTCCAAGACCGACCAGACCGACGAGCGCGGCCCGAACGCCTACACCCAGCCCGCCTCCGGTGGCCGCAAGATCACCGTGGGTTACGAGGACAGGATCCTCTCGCTGAAAAACACCAGCCGCTTCAACACCGGCCCGCTGGAACATGCCCTGACCCAGGGCATCCAGATCCGCAAGCACACCCGCGAGGTGGACATGTGGATGCCGGGCAAGACCTACGAGGTGCCCAAGTACAACAACGGGCATTACCAGCCGGGCTTCATGCCCCATGGCAAGGTCGACAACAACGCCTTCTATATCCAGGACGCGATCACCCTGGGCGACTTCACCCTGACCCCGTCCCTGCGCTACGACCATGTGCGCAACCGTGGGCAAAAAAACGACGCGCCGATCTATAACAGCCCCAACCCGGTGGTCGGCCACGATTATGGCGACAAGACCTATACCGGCTGGTCGCCACGGCTGTCGGCGTTCTGGACGGTCACCCCGCAATTCGCCCTGTTCGCCGACTACAGCAAGACCTGGCGCGCGCCAGTGATCGACGAGCAATACGAAGTCCAGGCGCCGGGCACCACCCGCTCGGCCACCAGTCGCGACCTCGACCCGGAGCGCATCACCGCGTTGCGCGCCGGTAACATCACCAGCTTCGCCAATGTGTTCAGCGATGCCGATAGCGTGCAAATCCGCACCACCGTGTTCCGCAATGAGATCAAGGACGAAATCATGAAGAACCTGGGGATCGGCTGCCCCGAGCAACTGAGCAGCGGCAAGAACATCGGCCAGGTGTGCAACCAGCCGACCATCGGGGTCTACCGCAATATCGGCGACCTGACCATCAAGGGTTTCGAGGTCGAGAGTTTCTACGATTCGACCTACCTGTTCGGCTCGCTGTCCTACTCCTGGATCACCGGCAAGCATGAAGGCGCCTACACCAACCCCTGGGGGCCGAATGTCTGGGCGCGGGACATTCCGCCCCGCAAGTGGGTCGCCACCCTGGGGGTGAAAATCCCGCAGTGGGATGCGCAGGTGGGTTGGCAGGGCCAGTGGGTACGCCAGACCGACCGCGTGCCGAGCGACGTCTACCCGAGCGGCCCGGCCAGCGCCTTGGGCGACTCCTACTGGGACCAGTACGAGAACGACCGCTACAACGTGCAGGGCCTGTTCGCCAACTGGAAACCGCAGCAGCCGTACCTCAAGGGCACCGAGGTCAACTTCACCCTGGACAACATGTTCAACCGCGATTACCGCCCGCCCCTGAGCGGCGAAAATGCCTCCAGCCTGGGGCGTAACGCCAAGATCAGCGTGACCCGGTTCTTCTGA